Proteins found in one Helicobacter sp. NHP19-003 genomic segment:
- a CDS encoding 16S rRNA (uracil(1498)-N(3))-methyltransferase — MRFLYHPQAGAPTLNLEDQAYKHIYLSRRTQATEPLPLRNLKDDNLYFYKPLSVQKHRATLELAATQEKPSCSQKGAHLIWAHINAKNIEKVLPYLNQMGVLKISFFMAEFSQRNERLDKNKLERFTRILIASCEQCGRSDLMPLEVLKDLKSALESYPEAGVLDLNGEAGGLNAQQGILIGPEGGFSPSERELFKNRKIFSPSHLVLTSEGAALFSAALGTV, encoded by the coding sequence ATGCGCTTCCTTTACCATCCACAGGCGGGCGCGCCCACTCTTAATTTAGAGGATCAAGCTTATAAGCATATTTATCTTAGCCGCCGCACCCAAGCCACAGAGCCCCTGCCTTTGCGCAATCTCAAAGACGACAATTTGTATTTTTACAAACCCCTAAGCGTGCAAAAGCACCGCGCCACTTTGGAGTTGGCTGCCACACAAGAAAAGCCAAGCTGCTCTCAAAAAGGCGCGCATTTAATTTGGGCGCACATCAACGCAAAAAACATTGAAAAAGTGTTGCCCTATTTAAACCAAATGGGGGTGCTTAAGATCAGCTTTTTTATGGCAGAGTTTAGCCAAAGAAACGAGCGGCTAGACAAAAACAAGCTAGAGAGATTTACAAGAATTTTAATCGCCTCTTGTGAGCAGTGCGGGCGCAGCGACTTAATGCCCCTGGAGGTGCTCAAAGATTTAAAAAGCGCGCTAGAGAGTTACCCAGAGGCGGGGGTTTTAGACTTAAACGGAGAGGCTGGAGGCTTAAACGCCCAACAAGGAATCCTCATCGGGCCTGAAGGGGGCTTTAGCCCCAGTGAACGGGAGCTGTTTAAAAATAGAAAAATCTTTAGCCCTTCTCACTTGGTGTTGACGAGTGAGGGAGCAGCGCTTTTTAGCGCTGCTTTGGGCACTGTTTAG
- the sppA gene encoding signal peptide peptidase SppA — protein MLAKLAKVFTTPLDFITRYFKAIVLLLIVLFVLVGKEGTQGPTPNLAKVYLYGPIFESETLRAQVQQVLANPSIKGVLLLIDSPGGSISASVELNDTIAELRKKMPVVAYVQGVMASGSYYAGMAADAIYTNRGALVGSIGVIFSGVDIQALMDKVGIKSQGLAKGAYKEVGTFTRAWTDKEKQYLDRLLDQEYKMFVGDVAKARKLDPTHAPDFAEGKIFNAKEALDLHLIDHIGTYNQAIKALQTLSHVKTPIWLQKDRLDRLMDKLLQSSTQVLGRYLGAWLH, from the coding sequence ATGCTTGCCAAGTTGGCAAAGGTTTTCACCACCCCTTTAGATTTCATCACCCGTTATTTTAAAGCGATTGTGTTGCTTTTAATCGTGCTGTTTGTGTTGGTGGGCAAAGAGGGCACACAAGGCCCTACACCCAATTTAGCCAAAGTCTACCTCTATGGACCCATTTTTGAAAGCGAAACCTTGCGCGCACAAGTGCAACAAGTGCTGGCAAACCCGAGCATTAAGGGCGTGCTTTTACTCATCGACTCGCCCGGGGGGAGCATCAGTGCAAGTGTGGAGCTAAACGACACCATTGCCGAGCTTAGAAAGAAAATGCCTGTAGTGGCTTATGTGCAAGGTGTGATGGCAAGTGGGAGCTACTACGCTGGCATGGCAGCGGATGCGATTTATACCAATCGGGGCGCGCTGGTGGGCTCGATCGGGGTGATCTTTAGCGGTGTGGATATCCAAGCCCTCATGGATAAAGTGGGCATTAAATCTCAAGGATTAGCCAAGGGGGCGTATAAAGAGGTGGGGACTTTCACACGGGCGTGGACGGATAAAGAAAAGCAATACCTAGACCGCCTGCTCGATCAAGAATATAAAATGTTTGTGGGCGATGTGGCCAAAGCCCGCAAGCTAGACCCCACCCACGCCCCCGATTTTGCCGAGGGCAAAATTTTTAACGCCAAAGAAGCCCTAGATTTGCACTTGATCGACCACATAGGCACTTACAACCAAGCCATTAAAGCCCTGCAAACCCTAAGCCATGTTAAAACCCCCATTTGGCTCCAAAAAGACCGCTTGGATCGGTTAATGGATAAACTCTTGCAATCCAGCACGCAGGTTTTGGGGCGGTATTTGGGTGCATGGCTACATTAG
- a CDS encoding MFS transporter, whose protein sequence is MLQKILPLVFVSSLRFLGLFIVLPVISLYAVSFKASAAMMGLAVGGAYLTQILCQTPIGILSDKYSRKKVVLWSLGVFTAGSFLCFFAHNIHTLVVGRLVQGMGAMGGVLSAMIADLVEEEKRTHAMAMMGAGIFFSFTAAMVIGPSIGMHFGVQWLFMLTALLSLASMFLMVFKVPEAPKIVYTLKEKPRLLDALKNKDIFIINSCSFFEKCLMTLIFVLIPLALVHEFKMDKGVLWKIYTAGAFLGMVSMAPAAIIAEKFHKAKGVLLSGVFLFLLAYACLAYADRHLDSPTTWLFIGGVMCFFAGFGTLEPIMQSLASKFAKVHQRGLVLGMFVTYGYVGSFVGGMLGGMGYTYLGVEKVAILVVVVCVLWLGLVSLLSNPSRQKNVYFPLDAFDRQKFKAIEAQVGILEWYINESQNTIIVKYDASQIQEEQIIEMSVAFRKAMED, encoded by the coding sequence ATGTTGCAAAAAATTCTTCCCCTTGTGTTTGTGTCTTCCTTGCGTTTTTTAGGGCTATTCATCGTTTTGCCCGTGATCTCTTTGTATGCCGTGAGTTTCAAGGCCTCAGCGGCGATGATGGGCCTGGCGGTGGGGGGGGCGTATCTCACCCAAATTTTATGCCAAACCCCGATCGGGATTTTGAGCGACAAATACAGCCGTAAAAAGGTCGTGCTGTGGTCTTTAGGAGTCTTCACGGCGGGCTCGTTTTTGTGCTTTTTTGCCCACAACATCCACACCCTTGTGGTGGGGCGCTTGGTGCAGGGCATGGGGGCGATGGGGGGGGTGCTTAGCGCGATGATCGCCGACCTTGTGGAGGAAGAAAAACGCACACATGCGATGGCGATGATGGGGGCGGGGATATTCTTTAGCTTTACGGCGGCGATGGTGATCGGCCCTAGTATAGGCATGCACTTTGGGGTGCAATGGCTCTTTATGCTCACCGCCCTCTTAAGCTTAGCCTCCATGTTCTTGATGGTGTTTAAAGTCCCCGAAGCGCCTAAGATTGTCTATACCCTTAAAGAAAAGCCCAGACTGCTAGATGCGCTCAAAAACAAGGATATTTTCATCATCAATAGTTGCTCTTTCTTTGAAAAATGCCTGATGACTTTGATTTTTGTGCTCATCCCCCTAGCCCTTGTGCATGAGTTTAAAATGGATAAGGGGGTGCTTTGGAAAATCTACACAGCGGGGGCGTTCTTAGGCATGGTGAGCATGGCCCCTGCGGCGATCATTGCCGAGAAGTTCCACAAGGCCAAGGGCGTGCTTTTAAGTGGGGTGTTCTTGTTCTTGCTCGCTTATGCGTGTTTGGCATATGCCGATCGGCATTTAGATTCGCCCACCACTTGGCTTTTTATCGGTGGGGTCATGTGCTTTTTTGCCGGCTTTGGCACGCTTGAGCCGATCATGCAATCTTTGGCGAGCAAGTTTGCCAAAGTGCACCAACGGGGATTGGTGCTTGGCATGTTTGTAACTTATGGCTATGTGGGTTCATTTGTGGGGGGGATGCTAGGGGGTATGGGTTACACTTATCTTGGCGTGGAGAAAGTGGCGATCCTCGTGGTCGTGGTCTGTGTGCTCTGGCTAGGGCTTGTGAGCCTGCTTAGCAATCCTAGCCGCCAAAAAAATGTCTATTTCCCCCTAGATGCCTTCGATCGCCAGAAGTTTAAAGCCATTGAGGCGCAAGTGGGGATTTTAGAGTGGTACATCAATGAGAGCCAAAACACAATCATCGTGAAATACGATGCTTCGCAAATCCAAGAAGAGCAGATCATAGAAATGTCTGTAGCGTTTAGAAAAGCCATGGAGGATTAA
- a CDS encoding NADH-quinone oxidoreductase subunit C — translation MVRKQRPNANVQKQVHYSDRFYVVPQTPKTPIVGSPYEVIYNHLSYHHKVLESFIELGTAVFVIEVSEVAKVAQRLKNLGYETLSEMSAIDFLEKRGEFELFYQFLAYLPGYATKRRVRLKAVLKKGDNPPTLSHLFKSALWSEREAYDMLGIVFEGHQHLKRILMPDDWVGHPLLKSYPLKGDEHAAWYEVDKIFGKEYREIIGPEQRDSARVDEKDTFNFSKIGHEQAKGLPLEDNAQKYSFEKSLFVKDLHSKDPTELKERP, via the coding sequence ATGGTTAGAAAACAACGCCCCAATGCCAATGTCCAAAAGCAAGTCCACTACTCCGATCGCTTCTATGTCGTGCCCCAAACGCCTAAAACCCCCATTGTGGGCTCGCCCTATGAGGTGATTTACAACCATTTAAGCTACCACCACAAGGTGTTAGAGAGCTTCATTGAGCTAGGCACAGCGGTGTTTGTGATTGAAGTTAGCGAAGTGGCAAAGGTGGCCCAAAGGCTAAAGAATCTAGGCTATGAAACTTTGAGCGAAATGAGCGCGATCGACTTTTTAGAAAAAAGAGGGGAGTTTGAGCTGTTTTATCAGTTTCTAGCCTACTTGCCCGGGTATGCCACTAAACGCCGGGTGCGTTTAAAAGCGGTGCTCAAAAAGGGCGACAACCCCCCCACTTTAAGCCACCTTTTTAAGTCCGCCCTATGGAGCGAGAGGGAGGCTTACGACATGCTTGGCATTGTCTTTGAGGGGCATCAACACCTCAAGCGGATTTTAATGCCCGATGATTGGGTGGGACATCCGCTTTTAAAATCCTATCCGCTCAAAGGCGATGAACACGCCGCGTGGTATGAGGTGGATAAGATTTTTGGCAAAGAGTATCGCGAAATCATAGGCCCCGAGCAAAGGGATAGTGCAAGGGTGGATGAAAAAGACACCTTTAATTTCTCTAAGATCGGGCATGAACAGGCTAAGGGCTTGCCCCTAGAGGACAACGCCCAAAAATACAGCTTTGAAAAATCCCTTTTTGTCAAGGATTTACACAGCAAAGATCCCACCGAGTTAAAAGAGCGTCCCTAA
- a CDS encoding NuoB/complex I 20 kDa subunit family protein, which yields MAQHAVSYLKNGGLPIALTTLDRLLNWGRSNSLWPLTYGLACCAIEMMATGGSRFDFDRFGTIFRASPRQSDVMIIAGTLTKKHAEFTRRLYDQMPEPKWVISMGSCANTGGMFNTYATVQGVDRVIPVDIYLPGCAPRPETLQYALMVLQDKIRRQKALPENNQKRLI from the coding sequence ATGGCACAGCATGCAGTGAGTTATTTAAAAAATGGGGGGTTGCCCATTGCCTTGACGACTTTAGACCGCCTATTAAACTGGGGGCGCAGCAACTCGCTATGGCCCCTCACTTATGGGCTGGCGTGTTGCGCGATTGAGATGATGGCAACGGGCGGCTCGCGTTTTGACTTTGACCGCTTTGGCACGATCTTTAGAGCATCGCCTAGACAATCGGATGTGATGATCATCGCCGGCACGCTCACCAAAAAGCACGCCGAATTTACCCGCCGTCTTTACGACCAAATGCCCGAGCCTAAATGGGTGATCTCGATGGGCTCTTGTGCCAACACGGGGGGGATGTTTAACACTTACGCCACGGTGCAGGGGGTGGATCGGGTGATCCCTGTGGATATTTACTTGCCCGGGTGTGCGCCCCGCCCTGAAACCTTGCAATACGCTTTAATGGTGCTGCAAGATAAAATCCGCCGCCAAAAAGCCCTGCCCGAAAACAACCAAAAACGCTTGATTTAG
- a CDS encoding CopD family copper resistance protein — protein MAALYPYALVVHLCCAVIFIGYLFFDVLILPNVKKLYGDEIANKAEQGIGQRAVKIMPICVLLLLITGGMMVSQYIGGDKGYFETPFQKVLMLKICFACGIFAMVGIALTCKFLNKRNPIGNIIHPTALILGALIIICAKLMWYA, from the coding sequence ATGGCTGCGCTTTACCCTTATGCTCTCGTTGTCCATTTGTGCTGTGCCGTGATTTTCATCGGCTATTTGTTCTTTGATGTTCTGATTTTGCCCAATGTCAAAAAGCTTTATGGAGATGAGATCGCCAACAAGGCAGAGCAGGGAATCGGCCAGCGGGCAGTGAAAATCATGCCCATTTGTGTGTTGTTGCTTTTGATCACGGGGGGGATGATGGTGAGTCAATACATCGGGGGAGATAAGGGCTACTTTGAAACCCCCTTTCAAAAGGTTTTGATGTTAAAAATTTGCTTTGCGTGTGGGATTTTTGCCATGGTGGGGATTGCTTTAACTTGCAAATTTTTAAACAAAAGAAATCCCATTGGAAATATCATCCACCCCACAGCGTTGATTCTAGGTGCGCTCATCATTATATGTGCCAAACTGATGTGGTACGCCTGA
- a CDS encoding ATP-binding protein, with product MYEISKKILNVVGRTNAAYNLIGEGDRVLVGLSGGKDSILLSCILARMQAHAPFKFSFKAATVHYGLNEDLAWLTKLCQEQNIPHEILHTNIAQTIREKRREQSSYCSFCSRMRRGVLYNHALENGFNKLAIAHHLDDAAESFFMNFTYNGSLRSMPPIYKAENGLFVIRPLIHIRERQSIDFVKSQNIPTAPDCNCPAKQPDSDKPPIARLATKNFLREMEQNNPRLFTSLKNAFCNLHASSFSDHNFLDAQGA from the coding sequence ATGTATGAAATCAGCAAAAAAATCTTAAATGTCGTGGGGCGCACAAACGCCGCTTACAATCTCATAGGCGAAGGCGATAGAGTCCTTGTGGGCCTGAGTGGGGGCAAGGATTCGATTCTGCTCTCTTGCATCTTAGCGCGCATGCAAGCCCACGCCCCTTTTAAATTCAGTTTCAAAGCCGCCACCGTGCATTATGGGCTGAATGAAGATTTGGCGTGGCTAACTAAACTCTGCCAAGAGCAAAACATCCCCCATGAAATCCTACACACCAACATCGCCCAAACGATTAGAGAGAAACGCCGGGAGCAAAGCTCTTATTGCAGTTTTTGCTCGCGCATGCGCCGTGGCGTGCTTTATAACCACGCTTTAGAAAATGGCTTTAATAAACTTGCCATCGCCCACCATTTAGACGATGCAGCCGAGAGCTTTTTTATGAACTTCACCTACAACGGGAGTTTGCGTAGCATGCCCCCCATTTACAAAGCCGAAAATGGGTTATTTGTGATCCGTCCTTTGATCCATATAAGAGAGCGCCAAAGCATCGATTTTGTCAAATCTCAAAACATCCCCACCGCTCCTGATTGTAACTGCCCGGCTAAACAACCAGACTCCGACAAGCCCCCCATTGCAAGGCTTGCCACCAAAAACTTTTTAAGAGAAATGGAGCAAAACAACCCACGCCTTTTCACTTCACTCAAAAACGCCTTTTGCAATCTGCACGCGAGCAGCTTTAGCGATCACAACTTTTTAGATGCACAGGGGGCGTGA
- a CDS encoding outer membrane protein — MFRKMVYQMLGLGALFSCLPLEAAKDGWYVQAGVDYAHAAGSWAQRTPNWTAKSPFSANMGGVDFVGGYKQFFGKKRHWGVRYYGLISLQGGGFSQKAGYRYPMQGPVGNFFYGVGIDALWTFFHNKGTEIGAFVGMAVGASWAVGAGKANDVCLTEVGAGGICVSTNNYYLKQSIGNPNATYSPTFVQWMFNFGVRANFGAHNGVEVGFRVPAVNTPYYTEAFRGYNETYSFRRVIDLYANYVYNF; from the coding sequence GTGTTTAGAAAAATGGTTTATCAAATGCTGGGTTTGGGGGCTCTTTTTAGTTGTTTGCCCTTAGAGGCAGCCAAGGATGGTTGGTATGTGCAAGCGGGAGTGGATTACGCCCACGCAGCAGGGTCTTGGGCGCAACGCACCCCTAATTGGACCGCGAAGAGTCCCTTTTCTGCCAACATGGGTGGGGTGGATTTCGTGGGCGGTTACAAGCAATTCTTTGGCAAAAAAAGGCATTGGGGCGTGCGCTACTATGGGCTCATCAGTTTGCAAGGTGGGGGCTTTTCGCAAAAAGCAGGGTATAGATATCCCATGCAAGGGCCCGTGGGCAATTTCTTTTATGGCGTGGGCATCGATGCGCTTTGGACATTCTTCCACAACAAGGGCACGGAGATTGGGGCGTTTGTGGGCATGGCTGTGGGGGCCAGCTGGGCTGTAGGTGCGGGCAAGGCTAATGATGTGTGCCTCACGGAAGTGGGGGCGGGGGGTATTTGTGTGAGCACGAACAATTATTACCTCAAACAATCCATCGGTAACCCCAATGCGACCTATTCCCCTACTTTTGTGCAGTGGATGTTTAACTTTGGGGTGAGGGCAAACTTCGGGGCGCACAATGGCGTAGAGGTGGGCTTTAGAGTTCCCGCTGTCAACACCCCCTACTACACAGAGGCTTTCAGGGGCTACAATGAAACCTACTCTTTTAGACGGGTGATTGACTTATACGCCAACTATGTTTACAACTTTTAA
- a CDS encoding TerC/Alx family metal homeostasis membrane protein, with protein MGLDLIVFLLFMALALFIDFKAHSHDSVMGLKSAVGWSLFWVAMALLFAGYLYWHDGAVSMSLFLTGYVLEKALSVDNLFVMMAIFAWFKVPEIYRHRVLYYGIIGAIVFRLIFVLVGSGLMHLSAYVEIIFGLLVGYSCVVMVKNQEREEEEGEEDYSKHLAYRLVYKFFPVYPRLVGHDFFIKKEQLSGLERDLKGQEASALHHQQAFAKAKLIATPLFLCLAVIELSDVMFAFDSVPAVIAVSKEPLIIYSAMMFAILGLRSLYFVLEVLKGHLIHLEKSVILVLAFISLKLILAATDHLFGVGVDISPTISLYIVLGVLGGGVVLSLLKGKEEGESNNPKEFKEPSTGTPKQRVADFTNARLDNCEHKLQELEDRVSRLEGAQK; from the coding sequence ATGGGACTAGATTTAATCGTTTTCTTGCTTTTCATGGCACTGGCTCTTTTCATTGACTTTAAGGCGCATAGCCACGATTCTGTGATGGGGCTAAAAAGTGCGGTGGGCTGGTCGCTCTTTTGGGTCGCCATGGCTTTGCTCTTTGCCGGTTATTTGTATTGGCATGACGGTGCGGTGAGCATGTCGCTTTTCTTGACGGGGTATGTGCTTGAAAAAGCCCTATCCGTGGATAATCTTTTTGTCATGATGGCGATTTTTGCGTGGTTTAAAGTGCCTGAGATTTACCGCCATAGAGTGCTTTACTATGGGATCATCGGGGCGATCGTCTTTAGGCTCATTTTTGTGTTGGTCGGCAGTGGGTTGATGCACCTGTCCGCCTATGTAGAAATCATCTTTGGCTTGCTGGTGGGCTATAGCTGTGTGGTGATGGTGAAAAACCAAGAGAGGGAAGAGGAGGAGGGGGAAGAGGACTACTCCAAGCATTTAGCCTACCGCCTTGTTTATAAATTCTTCCCCGTCTACCCTAGGCTAGTTGGGCATGACTTTTTCATCAAAAAAGAGCAATTGAGCGGTTTAGAGCGCGATTTAAAGGGGCAAGAGGCAAGCGCACTGCACCACCAACAAGCCTTTGCTAAGGCAAAGCTGATCGCCACACCTTTATTTTTATGCCTAGCAGTGATTGAACTGAGCGATGTGATGTTTGCCTTTGACAGCGTGCCTGCCGTGATCGCCGTGAGTAAAGAACCCCTAATCATCTATAGTGCCATGATGTTTGCCATTTTGGGACTTAGGAGTTTATACTTCGTGCTCGAGGTGCTTAAAGGGCATTTGATCCACCTAGAAAAAAGCGTGATTCTCGTTTTGGCGTTCATCAGCTTAAAGCTCATTTTGGCCGCCACCGACCACCTGTTTGGCGTGGGCGTAGACATCAGCCCCACCATTAGCCTTTACATTGTGTTGGGCGTTTTAGGTGGGGGCGTGGTGTTAAGCTTGCTTAAAGGCAAGGAAGAGGGTGAGTCAAACAACCCTAAAGAGTTTAAAGAGCCAAGCACAGGAACACCCAAACAAAGGGTGGCAGACTTCACAAACGCAAGGCTAGACAACTGCGAGCATAAACTCCAAGAGCTAGAGGATCGAGTCAGCAGACTCGAGGGGGCGCAAAAATAG
- a CDS encoding amino acid permease, which yields MIALGGTIGTGLFVGTGGNIANAGPLGTLIAYMVGGVIVYAIILSLGELASVYPTTGSFGDYASRFIGPATGYMVFWMYWVGWVITVAVEYIAVGLLMQRWFPHVPVYYFVMGCIVLIFLLNAFSVKIFAEGEFFLASIKVFAVFIFIILGVVGIVYQIHLHGFSSVWANFYMVHANPKLGLETGFFPKGAMGVFGVILAVIFAYTGTEIVGVAAGEATNPSVAMPKAIKATLWRIVFFFLGSVIVISVFLPMTDSSIAQSPFVATLERIPLPFVGTGIPYAADVMNFVIITAILSTANSGVYASSRMVYGLAQKKMFPPIFAKLNKRGTPVYAMYLSMGFTLLGMLTQAYAPEKIIESLINIISFSVIIVWISVSVAQYNFRKQFVASGKSLDDLPYRAPFLPLIQLVGISGSLVGIVGAYMDPEQRIGAYLTIGYTLLCYLGYYLTKGKWGA from the coding sequence ATGATCGCCCTAGGGGGGACGATCGGCACGGGGTTGTTTGTGGGCACGGGAGGTAACATCGCCAACGCCGGGCCTTTAGGGACTTTAATCGCCTACATGGTGGGCGGGGTGATCGTGTATGCGATCATTTTGTCTTTGGGCGAGTTGGCAAGTGTGTACCCCACTACGGGCAGCTTTGGCGATTACGCCAGCCGCTTCATCGGGCCAGCCACGGGGTATATGGTCTTTTGGATGTACTGGGTGGGCTGGGTCATCACGGTCGCAGTGGAGTACATCGCCGTGGGGCTTTTAATGCAAAGATGGTTTCCCCATGTGCCTGTCTATTACTTTGTGATGGGCTGTATTGTGTTGATTTTCTTGCTCAATGCTTTTTCGGTGAAAATTTTTGCCGAAGGGGAGTTTTTCCTTGCCTCCATTAAAGTGTTTGCTGTGTTTATCTTCATCATTTTAGGCGTGGTGGGGATTGTTTACCAAATCCACCTACACGGCTTTAGCTCGGTGTGGGCGAATTTTTACATGGTGCACGCAAACCCAAAATTGGGGCTAGAGACAGGGTTTTTCCCCAAGGGGGCGATGGGGGTTTTTGGGGTGATCTTGGCGGTGATCTTTGCCTACACGGGCACGGAGATTGTGGGCGTGGCAGCAGGGGAAGCAACAAACCCAAGTGTGGCGATGCCCAAAGCCATCAAGGCAACCTTGTGGCGCATTGTGTTTTTCTTTTTAGGCTCGGTGATCGTGATCTCTGTGTTTTTGCCCATGACAGACTCTAGCATCGCCCAAAGCCCCTTTGTGGCGACTTTAGAGCGCATTCCCCTGCCCTTTGTGGGCACGGGCATCCCCTATGCCGCCGATGTGATGAACTTTGTGATCATCACGGCAATTTTATCCACCGCCAACTCGGGAGTCTATGCTTCCAGCCGCATGGTCTATGGTTTGGCACAAAAAAAGATGTTCCCCCCCATTTTTGCCAAGCTCAACAAACGAGGCACCCCCGTTTACGCGATGTATCTGTCCATGGGTTTTACGCTTCTTGGCATGCTCACCCAAGCCTACGCCCCTGAGAAAATCATCGAATCGCTCATCAACATCATCAGTTTTAGTGTGATCATTGTGTGGATCAGTGTGAGCGTGGCGCAGTACAATTTTAGAAAGCAGTTTGTGGCCTCGGGCAAATCTTTAGACGACTTGCCCTACCGCGCCCCCTTCTTGCCCTTGATCCAGCTGGTTGGCATCAGCGGGTCGCTTGTGGGGATTGTGGGGGCGTATATGGACCCAGAGCAGCGCATTGGGGCGTATTTAACCATTGGCTACACCCTTTTATGTTATTTGGGCTACTACCTCACTAAGGGCAAATGGGGGGCTTAA
- a CDS encoding NAD(P)H-quinone oxidoreductase subunit 3, which translates to MGVESVAEHPYFGVFILLVFSFLVFNWTLRIQRFISRKLARKQNEKLKLAAYECGPLALKQQNRLSHQFYAMAVLFILFDVEIVFMFPWALDFKELGLFGFFEMASFIGLLVVGFVYALKRGALEWHSMQ; encoded by the coding sequence GTGGGCGTAGAGAGTGTAGCAGAACACCCCTACTTCGGGGTGTTTATTTTGTTGGTCTTTAGTTTTCTCGTCTTTAATTGGACTTTGCGGATACAAAGGTTTATCAGCCGCAAATTGGCACGCAAGCAAAACGAGAAGTTAAAGCTCGCCGCCTATGAGTGTGGCCCGCTCGCCTTAAAGCAACAAAACCGCTTGAGCCACCAGTTTTATGCGATGGCGGTGCTCTTCATTCTCTTTGATGTGGAGATCGTCTTCATGTTCCCTTGGGCTTTGGATTTTAAAGAGTTGGGCCTTTTTGGCTTTTTTGAAATGGCAAGCTTTATTGGCTTGCTGGTCGTGGGCTTTGTCTATGCCCTAAAAAGAGGAGCGTTAGAATGGCACAGCATGCAGTGA
- a CDS encoding catalase family peroxidase, whose product MKLVRSLFLPLILFSFTHAREVYDAQKIADLFYQLNGDAKNPHKKINHTKGFCASGVFVPNEDSRLDIPLLEQKSIPTEVRYSLGGGNPHASDKSKSRGMALRIGKDSDWVIVMTNAAINFARTPEEFGKFLEMQIPKNGHVDQAKIKKVTEGVESFRNFAHYMASMGVSKSVANTRYYSTHTFYFKDKNTQRFLPARFSFVPVAGVHNLTHAELKRVGNDFLEKDFKEKVAQAPIVYNMVLELANKNDPTNDTTKLWYGKHEEITIGQLKVETYKGHGCNGEVFMPSMLPSGVEPPKDPLFNLRNEVYSITFSKRQ is encoded by the coding sequence TTGAAACTTGTCCGCTCGCTGTTCTTACCCTTGATCTTGTTCTCTTTCACCCACGCTAGGGAAGTCTACGATGCGCAAAAGATCGCCGACTTGTTTTACCAACTCAATGGCGATGCTAAAAATCCGCATAAGAAAATCAACCACACCAAGGGCTTTTGCGCAAGCGGGGTCTTTGTGCCTAATGAGGACTCTAGGCTAGACATCCCCCTTTTAGAACAAAAAAGCATCCCCACAGAAGTACGCTACTCTCTTGGCGGGGGCAACCCACACGCCAGCGATAAGTCCAAATCGCGGGGCATGGCACTTAGGATTGGTAAAGACAGCGATTGGGTGATCGTGATGACAAATGCAGCGATTAACTTCGCCCGTACGCCCGAAGAGTTTGGCAAATTCTTAGAAATGCAAATCCCCAAAAACGGGCATGTCGATCAAGCCAAAATTAAAAAAGTTACTGAAGGAGTGGAAAGCTTTAGGAACTTTGCCCACTATATGGCAAGCATGGGGGTGAGCAAGAGTGTTGCCAACACCCGCTACTACTCCACGCACACTTTTTACTTCAAGGACAAAAACACGCAGCGTTTCTTGCCCGCTCGCTTTAGCTTTGTGCCTGTGGCAGGGGTGCATAACCTAACCCACGCTGAACTCAAGCGCGTGGGTAACGACTTTTTAGAAAAGGATTTTAAAGAAAAAGTCGCCCAAGCTCCCATTGTCTACAACATGGTTTTAGAGCTCGCCAATAAAAACGACCCCACCAACGACACGACCAAGTTATGGTATGGCAAGCACGAGGAAATCACCATCGGGCAACTTAAGGTGGAAACCTACAAGGGGCATGGGTGCAATGGCGAAGTGTTTATGCCAAGTATGTTGCCCAGTGGAGTAGAACCGCCCAAAGACCCGCTCTTTAACCTGCGCAACGAAGTGTATTCGATCACCTTTTCTAAGCGGCAATGA